ATATTTTAAGTTCAAAGATAGTCGTTGTTGTGTGACCTCAGGAGGTCTTGGGACAATGGGTTTTGGTCTTCCTGCGGCAGTTGGTGCAGCTGTAGGAAATCCCAATAAGACGGTTATCGCTTTCTTAGGTGATGGTGGGTTTCAGATGACAATTCAAGAGATGGCTACTATTAAACAAGAGAATCTTAATGTGAAAGTAGTGGTATTGAATAATGAATTTCTGGGTATGGTAAGGCAGTGGCAAGAGCTATTTTTTGATCGTCGATACTCTTTTACTGAAATGAATAATCCTGACTTTATAAAAATAGCACAAGGTTATGGGTTCGAAGCCAAACTTGTCGATAAAAGAGAGGATTTGGATGGTGCCATAAGCGAAATGCTTGCCACTGAAGGCCCTTACTTTTTAGAAGTTCGTGTTGAGAAAGAAGAGAATGTATTCCCAATGGTTCCTTCTGGAGCTACAGTGTCTGATGTAAGATTGGGACCAAACTCATAATCTATATATAGTATGCAAAAACAAGAATTTACCATCTCTGCTTATACAGAGAATACTATTGGGTTGTTGAATCGAATCACTATCATGTTTACTCGTCGTAGAATCAATATCGAGAGCTTGACGGTTTCGGAATCTGCTATCGCTGGCATTAGTAAGTTTACGATTGTCGTAAATGACTTGGAGGATCGAATCACAAAACTGTGCGTCCAAATAGAGAGGCATGTGGAGGTCCTTAAATGTTTTTATCATCGTAATGATGAAATCGTTCATCAGGAAGTCGCTCTATACAAGGTCTCGTCGGAAGCACTGCTTGCAGGCGACCAGATTGAGAAGATTGTAAGAGCATATCATGCTCGTATATTAGAGATTACCCCTACTTACACTGTGATTGAAAAGACAGGACATAAGGCGGAGACACAAGAGCTTTTCGATAAGCTTAACCCTTATGGTGTCATTCAATTTATTCGCTCAGGTAGGGTTGCAATTACAAGATCAAATATTGAGAAACTGTCTGAATTTCTAAAAGAGAGAGATCGCGTTCAGACTGTATTAGATAAACAGAAATAGAAAAAATAGTTCTAACATACTTAAAACAAGAAAAATGGCAAAGTTAAATTTCGGAGGAACAGAAGAGAAAGTAGTAATGCGAGAAGAATTTCCATTGGAAAAAGCTCGTGAAACAATGAAAGAGGAAACCATCGCTGTAATCGGTTATGGGGTGCAGGGACCAGGTCAATCTTTGAACCTTCGAGACAATGGGTTTAATGTAATTGTTGGACAACGTAAAGAGTCTAAAACCTGGGATAAGGCTGTAGCTGATGGTTGGGTGCCAGGGGAGAACCTTTTTGATATTGAAGAGGCTTGTGAAAAAGCAACTGTGATTCAATATCTTCTTTCTGATGCTGGTCAGATTGCAGTGTGGCCTACTGTAAAAAAACATCTTACTAAAGGAAAAGCACTTTACTTCTCTCATGGTTTTGGTGTGACATTTAATGATCGTACTGGGATCGTTCCTCCAAAGGATGTGGATGTTATCTTAGTTGCTCCTAAAGGTTCTGGTACAAGTTTACGTACTATGTTTTTAGAAGGTAGAGGCTTAAACTCTAGCTATGCAATCTTCCAAGATGCAACAGGTCGTGCTTATGATAGAGTGATCTCTTTAGGTATTGGTGTTGGTTCTGGATATCTTTTTGAAACAGACTTTAGACGCGAAGTATACTCTGACCTTACAGGAGAGCGTGGTACTTTGATGGGATGTATTCAAGGTATTTTTGCTGCTCAATACGAAGTGTTGAGAGAGCAAGGTCATACTCCATCAGAGGCCTTTAACGAGACTGTTGAAGAGTTGACACAGAGTTTGATGCCTCTTGTTGCTCAGAATGGTATGGATTGGATGTATGCCAATACTTCGACTACAGCACAGCGTGGTGCTTTAGATTGGTGGAAGCCTTTCCGTGATGCTACAAAACCAGTTTTCCAAAAACTGTATGATGAGGTTGCGGCAGGAAACGAAGCACAACGTTCTATCGATTCAAATAGCCAACCTGATTACCGTGTGAAATTGGAAGCAGAGTTGAAAGAGCTAAGAGAATCTGAGATGTGGCAAGCTGGTAAAACAGTTCGTCAGTTACGTCCTGAAAACAACTAATAACAATATTTCTAATACTCCTTCTCCTTCTCTCTCTAAAGAGGATTGGAGAGGGGGTAGATAATGCTAATACCTATAAGAGCTTTAGATTATTCTTTAGTAATAAACCCCAAAAATAAAAAATCAGAATGGCAGATAGAGTCTATATTTTTGATACAACCCTAAGAGATGGAGAGCAAGTCCCAGGATGTCAGTTGAACACAGTAGAGAAGATTGAGGTAGCTAAAGCACTCCAAGAACTCGGTGTGGATGTGATTGAAGCTGGATTCCCTGTGTCAAGTCCTGGTGATTTTAATTCGGTTGTAGAGATTTCAAAAGCAGTGACATGGCCTACTATTTGTGCTTTGACAAGAGCTGTAGAAAATGATATTGATGTTGCAGCTCAAGCACTTAAATATGCTAAAAGAGGTCGTATTCATACTGGTATTGGGACTTCCCCTTATCACATTAAATATAAACTGAACTCAACAGAAGATGAGGTGCTAGAGAGAGCCGTAGCTGCGGTGAAATACGCAAAACGCTATGTGGAGGATGTGGAATTTTATGCCGAAGATGCTGGACGTTCTGATAATGTATACTTGGCACGTGTTGTAGAAGCGGTCATTGCTGCAGGAGCAACGGTGGTAAATATTCCAGATACTACAGGATACTGTTTGCCTCACCAATTTGGGGAAAAGATCAACTTCTTGATGGAGAATGTATCCAATGTACATAAAGCAATTTTATCCACTCACTGCCATAACGACCTAGGAATGGCTACTGCGAATAGTATTTCTGGTGTCATTAATGGGGCACGTCAAGTGGAAGTAACACTAAATGGTATTGGAGAACGTGCAGGAAACACCTCATTAGAAGAGGTGGTAATGACTTTAAAAAGTCATCAAGATTTAAATCTAGAGACGAATATTAAGACTCAAAATATTTATAAGACGTCTAGATTGGTCTCTACATTAATGAACATGCCTGTTCAAGCAAATAAGGCAATCGTTGGCCGTAATGCTTTTGCCCACTCTTCTGGTATACATCAAGATGGGGTGCTTAAAAACCGTGAGACCTACGAAATTATCGATCCAGAAGATGTGGGAATCAAGGAGTCTTCGATTGTGTTGACTGCTCGTAGTGGTCGTGCTGCCTTAAAGCATCGCTTGGAAGTCTTGGGATATATTTTAGAAGGGGAGAAGCTCGATGAAGTATACCAAGAGTTCTTGAAGTTAGCAGACAAAAAGAAAGATATCAAGGAAGATGATCTATTGGTTCTTGTTGGAGAAGTGGAAAAGACCGATAGTCATAGAATAAAACTGCAAGATATTCAAGTCGTAATGGGGAAAAATATGGAACCAATGGCGACGGTGAAACTAAATATTGCAGGCGAAATATTCAAAGCTTGTAGTAATGGCAATGGTCCTGTGGATGCTGCGATAAAAGCAGTCAAGGAGATCCTTCATAAAAATGTGGTTCTTGAAGAGTTTCTTATCCAGGCAATTACAAGAGGTAGTGATGATATTGGTAAGGTTCATATGACCATCAATCACAAAGATAGCTTTTTTCACGGATTTGGAGCAAATACAGATATCGTGATTGCTTCTGTTGAGGCCTTTATTGATGCCATCAACAAAATTGCAATGGCAGAATAAGTTTTGTTAGATAGAATAAAAATAGTACAACAAATAACAACAATATATAGAGATGCAGCCAAAAACATTATTTGATAAAATATGGGATGCCCATGTTGTGAAACAAGTAGAAGGAGGGCCTAATGTTGTCTATATCGATAGACACTTTATTCATGAAGTTACTAGCCCTGTTGCTTTTGCTGGAATAGAGAAGAGAGGTCTTAAAATAGCTCGTCCAGCTCAGACGACTGCAACCCCAGATCATAACGTGCCTACTATTGATCAGGATAAACCTATTAAAGATCAAGAGTCACGTTTCCAGGTGGATACTTTAGAGAAGAACTGTTTGAATCATGGAGTTACCTATTATGGTTTGGGTAGTCAAAATCATGGGATTGTCCATGTTGTTGGTCCTGAAATGGGATATACTCAACCAGGTATGACTATTGTTTGTGGAGACAGTCATACCTCTACTCATGGTGCTTTTGGTAGTATCGCTTTTGGTATTGGTACTAGTGAAGTAGAGATGGTTTTTACCTCTCAATGTATTATGCAGCCTAAGCCTAAGACTATGTTGATCAAAGTGGATGGGGAGTTAGGTAAGTCTGTAACTGCAAAAGATATTGCTCTTTATACGATTGCTAAACTATCTACCTCTGGCGGAACAGGTTATTTTATTGAATATGCTGGTACTGCAATTGAGTCTCTCTCTATGGAGGGGCGTATGACTCTTTGTAATATGAGCATCGAGTGTGGTGCTCGTGGTGGTATGATTGCTCCCGATCAAACTACATTCGACTATGTTAAAGGTCGTCCTTTTGCTCCCGAAGGAGAGGCATGGGATAAGGCTGTGGCAGAATGGTCTGAACTAAAGAGTGATAAAGATGCCTCTTTTGATTGTACATATGAGTTTGATGCATCCGATATCACCCCAATGATCACTTATGGAACAAATCCTGGTATGGGGGTTTCTGTAGAAGGATCTATTCCTACAGGTTCTGATCTTCAAGGAACGGACAAAACGAGCTTCGTAAAATCACTCGAATATATGGGGTTTGATGCTGGACAAAAGATTGCAGGTCATTCAATAGATTATGTATTCGTTGGAAGTTGTACTAATGGACGTATTGAGGACCTTCGCGCTTTTGCTGCATTTGTGAAAGGAAAGAAGAAAGCCGAGAATGTGACAGCTTGGATTGTTCCAGGGTCTAAAGTAGTTGAAAAACAAGCCAAAGAAGAAGGATTGGTTGAGATCTTAGAAGAGGCTGGTTTCGTAATGAGAGAACCAGGTTGTTCGGCTTGTTTGGCAATGAATGATGATAAGATCCCTGCTGGTAAGTACTCTGTTTCTACTTCGAATAGAAACTTTGAGGGACGTCAAGGTCCTGGTGCTCGTACTTTACTTGCAAGTCCTTTGGTTGCTGCTGCAGCTGCTGTGACTGGAGTTATCACCGATCCTAGAGTGTTATAATCGTAGTCTTAACTTTATAGTAAATAGTATTATGTCAATAGATAAATTTGAAACATTAACAAGTACGGCAGTACCTTTACCTATAGAAAATATCGACACGGATCAAATTATTCCAGCTCGTTTCTTAAAGGCGACAGAGAGAAAAGGATTTGGAGATAATCTTTTTCGTGATTGGAGATATGAAAAAGATGGTTCTGAGATAAAATCATTTGCATTGAACGATGCCCGTTATGGTGGCTCTATTCTTGTTGCTGGAAAGAATTTTGGAAGTGGATCTAGTCGTGAACATGCAGCATGGTCCATTTATGACTATGGGTTCAAAGTAGTGGTATCTAGCTTTTTTGCAGATATCTTTAAAGGCAATGCATTGAATAATGGTCTTTTGCCTGTTGTGGTATCTGAAGATTTTCTTTCAAAGATATTTTCTTCGATTGATACAGACAATCAAACGACTTTGACTGTGAATTTGGCCGACCAGACGATCACTCTCGATGGAACAGGCGAATCAGAATCTTTTGAAATTAATCCATATAAGAAGGAGTGCTTGACCAAAGGTTATGATGATATCGATTATTTGATTCATATGAAATCGGAGATTGAATCATTCGAGAATAGATAAAAGATAATAAGTCAATTGCTAATTATTTTCGTCCTCTCTTAAAAGTGTTGTGGACGAAATTACGCTTCCCTCATTATGATGAAAAACCGTAGAATATCTATAATGGATACCACCCTACGTGATGGAGAACAAACCTCTGGGGTCTCTTTTTCAGCTCCAGAGAAACTATCAGTCGCGAAGTTTTTAATTCAAGAGTTGTCTGTGGATGCGATTGAAATTGCTTCTGCAAGAGTCTCTGAAGGTGAGCTAAATGCTGCTAAGAAGATTATGCAATGGGCACAATCCAAAGGATTAGAGTCGAAGATAGAGATACTCGGATTTGTAGATCAAGGAAAATCAATTGCATGGATTGAAGAGGCTGGAGGAAAAGTCCTAAACTTACTTTCGAAGGGATCTGAAAACCATCTAACCCATCAATTGAGAAAGACGATTCAAGAGCATATTACTGAAATAAATAAGACAATAGAGGATGCATCGGATCGAGGAATTAAGGTAAACTTATACCTTGAGGATTGGTCTAATGGAATGAAACAAAAACCTTCCTATGTATATGATTTGCTTGAAGGGATTCATGTCGAAAAGTTAGGTCGTATTATGTTACCTGACACTTTGGGGATTCTTACGCCCCAAGAGTGTTATGGTTTC
The Prolixibacteraceae bacterium DNA segment above includes these coding regions:
- the ilvN gene encoding acetolactate synthase small subunit yields the protein MYSMQKQEFTISAYTENTIGLLNRITIMFTRRRINIESLTVSESAIAGISKFTIVVNDLEDRITKLCVQIERHVEVLKCFYHRNDEIVHQEVALYKVSSEALLAGDQIEKIVRAYHARILEITPTYTVIEKTGHKAETQELFDKLNPYGVIQFIRSGRVAITRSNIEKLSEFLKERDRVQTVLDKQK
- the ilvC gene encoding ketol-acid reductoisomerase, with protein sequence MAKLNFGGTEEKVVMREEFPLEKARETMKEETIAVIGYGVQGPGQSLNLRDNGFNVIVGQRKESKTWDKAVADGWVPGENLFDIEEACEKATVIQYLLSDAGQIAVWPTVKKHLTKGKALYFSHGFGVTFNDRTGIVPPKDVDVILVAPKGSGTSLRTMFLEGRGLNSSYAIFQDATGRAYDRVISLGIGVGSGYLFETDFRREVYSDLTGERGTLMGCIQGIFAAQYEVLREQGHTPSEAFNETVEELTQSLMPLVAQNGMDWMYANTSTTAQRGALDWWKPFRDATKPVFQKLYDEVAAGNEAQRSIDSNSQPDYRVKLEAELKELRESEMWQAGKTVRQLRPENN
- a CDS encoding 2-isopropylmalate synthase encodes the protein MADRVYIFDTTLRDGEQVPGCQLNTVEKIEVAKALQELGVDVIEAGFPVSSPGDFNSVVEISKAVTWPTICALTRAVENDIDVAAQALKYAKRGRIHTGIGTSPYHIKYKLNSTEDEVLERAVAAVKYAKRYVEDVEFYAEDAGRSDNVYLARVVEAVIAAGATVVNIPDTTGYCLPHQFGEKINFLMENVSNVHKAILSTHCHNDLGMATANSISGVINGARQVEVTLNGIGERAGNTSLEEVVMTLKSHQDLNLETNIKTQNIYKTSRLVSTLMNMPVQANKAIVGRNAFAHSSGIHQDGVLKNRETYEIIDPEDVGIKESSIVLTARSGRAALKHRLEVLGYILEGEKLDEVYQEFLKLADKKKDIKEDDLLVLVGEVEKTDSHRIKLQDIQVVMGKNMEPMATVKLNIAGEIFKACSNGNGPVDAAIKAVKEILHKNVVLEEFLIQAITRGSDDIGKVHMTINHKDSFFHGFGANTDIVIASVEAFIDAINKIAMAE
- the leuC gene encoding 3-isopropylmalate dehydratase large subunit, which translates into the protein MQPKTLFDKIWDAHVVKQVEGGPNVVYIDRHFIHEVTSPVAFAGIEKRGLKIARPAQTTATPDHNVPTIDQDKPIKDQESRFQVDTLEKNCLNHGVTYYGLGSQNHGIVHVVGPEMGYTQPGMTIVCGDSHTSTHGAFGSIAFGIGTSEVEMVFTSQCIMQPKPKTMLIKVDGELGKSVTAKDIALYTIAKLSTSGGTGYFIEYAGTAIESLSMEGRMTLCNMSIECGARGGMIAPDQTTFDYVKGRPFAPEGEAWDKAVAEWSELKSDKDASFDCTYEFDASDITPMITYGTNPGMGVSVEGSIPTGSDLQGTDKTSFVKSLEYMGFDAGQKIAGHSIDYVFVGSCTNGRIEDLRAFAAFVKGKKKAENVTAWIVPGSKVVEKQAKEEGLVEILEEAGFVMREPGCSACLAMNDDKIPAGKYSVSTSNRNFEGRQGPGARTLLASPLVAAAAAVTGVITDPRVL
- the leuD gene encoding 3-isopropylmalate dehydratase small subunit — encoded protein: MSIDKFETLTSTAVPLPIENIDTDQIIPARFLKATERKGFGDNLFRDWRYEKDGSEIKSFALNDARYGGSILVAGKNFGSGSSREHAAWSIYDYGFKVVVSSFFADIFKGNALNNGLLPVVVSEDFLSKIFSSIDTDNQTTLTVNLADQTITLDGTGESESFEINPYKKECLTKGYDDIDYLIHMKSEIESFENR